In Chitinophaga oryzae, the sequence TCACGTAAGGTCTTATGGCCCTTTTTCAGATCATTTTTCTGGGTTTGTGTTAATCTGATTTCCGCCAGGAAATCATCGAAGTAAGAATTTATATTCATGATTAGTGTTTTAAAATTGGTAAAGAGATTGTTTGATGATAACTACCGTCACGTGTCTGTTCAAAATCATATTCGAATAGTACAATTTTCCCCAAAGGACCAGCCAGTTGACCAAAGAAGAATGCAAATGCTACGGGAGCACTCATGTATAATCGAACAGTAGCACCAGATCCCAATGATTGCTTTTCTCTCCTTATTCTTGCAATTAATTCCTGTACGGCAGTATAAATATGGTTACCACTTTTGAATACCGTTCCTGACGGAGCAGGGTTAATTAACGCCGATAATATGGTACCAGGTCGTGACTGTTGCATTTGTTCAAATTGCAGTACATCATGGAGAATATCGTGTGTAACACTAACGCATACCGTCAAATCATTTCCACCGCTTTCAGGAAAATGTGTACTAAAGTCCCAATTATTACTAGGCTGCTGAGGGAGGGTATCCAAATCCACAGACCATAGCAATTTCTTATTAGCTGTTTTTTGTACAACCGATGCTACAACTCCGGATTTCGAGTTTAAAACATACCCCATACCGAAAGCCAGTGAAAGGTGGGTATCCAGATGCAATTTGACCGGCTTCCGTGCATCGATAGCTTTCTGTGCTAACATCTGTATTTCATCATATATTTCTGGCCAGGATACTTTCTCGCCAGGAAACCTTCCAACAAACTTGTCTAACAGACATAGCATATCGTGTACTTCAAGATGTAGCTCCTGCGCTCCTTTGTAAAAACTACGAACACCAATTACATGTACATCTTCAGTAATAACTTCACTTAATACAATACCCTCTTCCTCACAAATCCTTTGAAGCTCATCTCTGGTAAACTCTTTCCGACCTCCAGCATGCAATCGTTGAATCAGTTCTACAAGTCCACCTAAACTCCTTTGATCAGGTGTTAAGGGCTGCAGTTTAGCTAATTCGAGCCTCTCTGAAAGCATATCTAAAAACAGATCTATGTCGGGGTAGGAATGGCGTATGCGTAGTGGAGTAAGTACTTTCCTCAGCTCGTCATCTGTTTCAATTTGTAAATGTTCTCTCCATGCCCGCCTTATCTTACCAAACTTCGATGAATCACTTTTCCCATCAAAGAGGATTTCCATTCTTAAGGCACCACCACTGCCAATCAGCACCCCCAGCGGATCTTTGGTATCCACTCCCCAGGTATTGATGATAATAAATCGCGAGTTTGTGACGATTTGATCGTCCTGCTTATAAATATCATAAAGACGACTTAGAATAGTTGCCTTCGTGGTACCGATAAAATCAGGGTCAATGAGAGCAGCACATGTAAACGCTTTTGCCTGACTGACATGATGTTTAATTTGAAAATGATCTTTTGTGATAAGAAGATCATCGCACCTTCTTCCCGGCGCCACATATTGCGTTACCACATCATCATAGCCAGCCGTAGTATTTGATTCCCAGGTGACTTTTTCGACATACTGATTGGGGCGAAGTAACTTTGTTGCCTCACTCCAGAAGAACAGGGCCTGATAGTGATCACCCTGCAATCTTGCAATTACATTTTCAGCCATAATGTTTGTAAAAAATAAGTGTTAATCGCATCCTCCTGTAAACAGGTCTGATGCACTACGTTAATAAATGCCTCTAAATAAGAGTGTGTGAGATTCAAACAAATAAATCTGGCATTTTCAGGGAATCATTTTTTTGGGGTTTCTAATCATTGCTATGAAGTAGAAAGTAAAATTGTGTTTTTGAAAGAACGTAACAAAAACAACAATAACAATCTTAACCATTCAATGATGGCAAGCCGTTGGGGTCTTTAAATAAGCTGGGGCTGTATCTTGTTTTTAAGATAATTTATTATTACCTTTGCAAAAGAATACAGAACCCCCTCTTAAGAAGTGCCTTAATAGGAAGCTAAAAAGCCCAGTGTTTTTAAAATTAAATGTTCTGCTATTTAAAACTCTTAAAACCGCTTACATCCGTCGACCAAAACTGATTGTAAGTGGTTTTTTTATTTAAAAAGGCAGATCATCATCCCCATCTCCAAATATAATTGTTCCATAATCTTCTTGTTTTTTGTCTTCAAATCCCTTTTTATTCTCGAAACCATCATTCAGGATGTAGTATGCGTTCTCACCGCTATCATTCTGGACTCTACCAAACTCTTCATCAGTCTTAACGCTTAGAGTTGATGATACACTGGCTACGACCCTTTTCCTATCACTGATAAACTCTGGTTCATATTCTGATAATGAATCAACTATTTGCTTAGTCGAAAGCGGAGCGTCTGCCTGCCTAAGCGCAAACATAATTTTACGCACCCATGGCCATTTCTCCGAATATACCTCATCTCCTTTTATCAAAGGTATTTCAGCATTGGTACTACGACTCGATTGTCTCAACTGCATAATAATAGCACTGATCTCCTTCAGCTGCTCCTCCAGATTATTGACTTCTATACGAATCTGCCTTTGCTTTTCAACATAGAAATCAATCAGATCCTTCACATATGCTTCCTTTATTTCTATATTAACTGCCATCGATATTACTTTAATACTGCAAATATACATCCGCTCGCTTCACCAACCAAATTTATTCTTTCGTTTCTCTTTATTCTATCGATTCTTTCTTGATCGTCTAGACGACACCTAAATTGTCAAAAAAGCATAAAATTTTGTTAAATTAGTATTTTTAAACAGGTAAAATTTGGAATTCTAAAAAAATATAAACGAAATACTCTAAATACACCGTTTTATAATACCGATTCGCTGAATTTCATATTTTAAATAATAATTATTGATATAGCACTAAAAAACAGCGATATACTATTGAGCATTTAAATAGCCTTTTAAGAAATTATTGATTAGCTATATATCAAAGCAGACGTGCCTTTCAGCCTGTCTGCCTTGATAAAGTTAGACTCAAGCCACAGCCTTGCTCAGCATAGATTCCGGCAATTTGAGGTTAAACCGGTTCTTCAATACCAGCATGTCTTCACTCACTTTGCTGGCTACAATCTTCGCATATATCTGCGTGGTGCGTATGGATTTATGCCCTAACATGGCGCTCACGGTTTCCAGAGGTACACCGTTGGCCAGCGTTACCGTGGTGGCAAAGGTATGCCGCGCAGTATGGGTGGTAAGATTCTTTTCTATGCCGCAGAGGTCCGCAATTTCTTTGAGGTATCCGTTAAAACGCTGATTACTTTTGATGGGTAACAGTACATTGTTAGCAACACAATGCGGATGTTCGCGGTACTTCCGCAGGATCTCTTTAGCCAACGGCAACAGAGGAACGTTTTCACGGCACCAGGTCTTTTCCCTGTTTTTCACAATCCAATCTTCGCCATCGAAGTATTTAGTGATACTGTCAGGAGTAAGCAGCTGCGCATCTTTATAGGCGTAGCCGGTAAGTGTCATAAATACGTAGGCGTCTTTGGCTTCCTGTAGGCGGGGAATGGAGAATTCTTTATGATATAGTTTGCTGAGTTCTGCCACGGTAAGTATATCCCGCTCCGGGTTGATATAGGAACATACATAATCCTGCAAGGGGTTACACTGCAACCATTTCCGCTGGACCGCCAGTTTTAACAGCTGCTTGGTGTTCTTCAGGTATTTCATAGCGGTGTTATCCTGGATACCTTCTGTAAGGGTGAGATAATCGAAGAAATCTTCCGCGAAAGAAAACTCAATGCTATCGAGCGGAATATCTTTCATTTTCAGGACACCGGAAAGAAAGGCTGTGATCTTATCCTTTGTAGTGAGCCATTTTTTATAGGTGCTGTTTTCGCGCTTTCCCTTATCCACCTTCTCTTTGAACTTCCCGTTATGAAAATCTACGACCTGCAGCAGTGTTTGTTTTTCCTGATGAACACCCAGGTAAGCGTTTTTTATCATAGTAGGAGTAACAGTTGATCCCTGCTTCTTCAGCAGGTTGTAGTGCCGGAGTAGCTCACCTCTGACGTGTTGCAGCTGGTTGTTTATCTCAATGGCCTCTGCTGACTTTCCCATAAAGATGCCGGCTTCTTTGTTGAATTTCGCGGGGTCAACTTTATAGCCCAGTGAAAAACCATCCCGGGGAAAGCCCGTAACTGTTATACGGACGCAGATGGTTGCTTTGCCATCAGGGTTCATGTTACTGTACCGGAGATGAAAGAGGATTGATAAATCTTGACTTACTTTCATAGTCAAATAAGTTTTAGGTTACCGATTTTTGGTTTTGTTTGGTTTGTTTTGTTTCGGTTTGCAAGTCCTAAAACCTTTTACTGGTAAGCATCTCCCAGAAAAAAGGATACAGTAAACTTAGTTTTTTTACTGTATCCTTTTTTGTATCCTCTCAGATTCGTTTGATATGATTTATCTTTTCATCTCAAAAACAGAAAAGCCGCTTAAATCCTACGATTCAAGCGGCTTTAATTTCCTTTGATATTCTTGTAGTGATCCCGCTGGGACTCGAACCCAGGGCCCATACATTAAAAGTGTATTGCTCTACCAACTGAGCTACGGAATCGTTTTCAATTGATTGGAGCGCGAAGGTATGTAATTATTTCATACTTCCAAAAAAATATTTTTACGGAACGATCAATCTATCCCCGAAGCTATCGCCGATAGTGGCTTTCAGCTTTTCTTTGGTCAGGTAGCAGTGGTTGATAGCTTCCATGTGTACTGCTGTCACGCGGGTATTGGCGGGATGTTGCAGTACCTGCAGCACGTCTTCTGCTGTCATGGTGATGGGATCGCCGGTGAGGAATTGGGCGGCGCCGGCGTTGACGATGGTGTCGGTGGGTTGGTACTGGTCCATTGCGGCTTTGACTTCATCGCACCAGATGGTGTCGCCGGCGATGTAGAGGCGGTCGGCACCTTCTTCCAGCACGAAGCCGGATACGGGCGCCATCAGTTTCCCGATGTCGCCGGTGCCGTGTTGTCCACCGGTGCGGGATATACGAATACCTTCCCAGGTGGTGGAGGTGTCTACAGGGACCAGGTTATGGAAGCCTTGTGCGGTGAGCTTTTCCGTGTCTTCCGGCTGACAGAACAGCGGCAGGTGTTTGGGTACCAGTTGTTGCGCGGCTACATCCCAGTGATCGCGGTGCAGGTGGGTTACGATGACCGCATCGATGGTGTCCAGCAGTGCTGCCAGTTCGGTATGACTGAGCGGCAGGTCGATGAGCGGATTGCGGCGGGTATTGGCAGCGTTGGGTACTGTATCGAGCGCGTCTTTGTGGCTGAGCATCGGGTCAACCAGTATTTTATGGGTACCCCATGCTACCACTACGGTAGCGTGGCGGAGAAAATGAATATGCATGACAGCGAAAGATTTGTAACAAATATAGCGCAAAAAATAGTCCGTGCCTGCTAAGCACGGACCGGTTGTCATATAACGCTAATGAATAAACGTTTACGTCTTCCGCAGTTTTACCGACTGCACAAAGTGGTGATGTCCTTTTTCGAGGATCAGGCTGGCGCGGTAGCGGGTAGGAGCGATGTTCTGCTCCAGGTTGGGTTTGTTGATGTCGTCCCATATCTGCGTGGCCAGCTCCACGGTGGCGGTATCCGACAGGTGGGCGTAGCGGTGGAAGAAAGACTCGGGGTTCTGAAAGGCGGTGGCCCGTAAAGACTCAAACCGGGAGATGTACCACTTACGGATATCTTTTTCTGCGGCATCTACATAAATGGAGAAATCGAAGAAATCAGATACGAAGATGGCCGGGTCTTTCTGTTGCTGGCGTGGTCTTACCTGCAGCACGTTCACGCCTTCCACGATTACGATGTCGGGTTGTTCTATCCACTGTAGCTGACCGGGGAGCACATCGTATTCCAGGTGGGAGTAGAGGGGTGCTGCCACACGTTCTTTACCGGATTTCACATCGGCCAGGAAATGGATCAGCCTTTTGATATCATAACTTTCAGGGAAACCTTTGCGGTTCATGATATTATTGGCTTCCAGCGTTTTGTTGGGGTACAGGAACCCGTCGGTAGTGACGAGGTCCACCCGCGGATGATCGGGCCATGCCTGCAACAGCCGTTGCAATACGCGGGCGGTGGTGCTTTTGCCCACGGCCACGCTGCCGGCGATGCCGATGATATAAGGCACTTTCAGCACCTGGCTGCCAAGGAAGCTGCTGGTGGCTTTATGCAGCGCCTGTGATGATTTTACGTATAAGTTGAGCAGATGGGCCAGCGGCAGGTATATCTGGGTGATTTCTTCCTGCGTAAGCGGTTCGTTCATACCGTGGAGCTGTTCCAGGTCATAGTAGTCCTGCAGCTGGAGCAGCGCGTCACCGCTTGTCTCTGCCCATTCCTCACGGGAGAAAGTGATATAGGGAGTATATCGTTCTCGTTTAAGGGACGTGGTCATTTTACAGATTTATTTATTTGCATATTTCGGTATTTAGCCATTTGATTAAGGACAAAGGGTTGTTTAGGTAAGGAAAGACTCCCTGATCACGTCATAAATAACCCGATAACCAAATATTTAAATGATCCAATGTTATTGTTGTATATAAACAGTCTTGATATTCAAAAATTCGTGTGTGCCTTCCAGTGACAGCTCCCGGCCATAGCCCGATTGTTTTACGCCGCCGAAAGGCAGGCGTGCGTCTGAGCGTACCATGGCATTGATAAACACGTTACCGCTTTCTATCCGTGAAGACAGGCGGGCGGCTTTGTCCAGGTCGCTGGTCCAGAGCGCGGCGCCAAGGCCGAAATCGGTCTTGTTGGCCAGCGCGATGGCTTCATCTTCGTCGGCAGCTTCAATAATCACCGCCAGCGGCCCGAAGGTCTCTTCCCGGAAAGCGGTCATATTGCTGGTGACACCTGTCAGCAGCGTGGGGGCAAAGTTACATCCTTCATAGGTGCCGCCCAATTCCAGTTTGGCGCCCTGGCGGATGGTGTCCTGCAGCTGCTTGCCCAGTTCCTCCGCCAGGTCCGGACGGGCCATCGGCCCCATAGTGGTGCTCTCCAGCATAGGGTCGCCCTGCTGGAGGTGCTCCAGCAGACGGCGTACTTCCGCGGTAAACGCCGGCACGATCTCTTTTTCCACGATCCAGCGTTTGGCAGCGATGCAGGACTGGCCGGCATTCTGCATCCGTCCCTGTACGGCGGTCCGCGCAGCAGCTTCCAGGTCGGCATCTTTCAGCACGATGAACGGATCGCTGCCCCCCAGCTCCAGCACCGTTTTCTTCAGGTATTTACCTGCCAGCGCGGCCACGCTTTTGCCGGCAGGCGTGCTGCCGGTCAGCGTAACGCCCTGTACCCGCGGATCGGCCACTATAGGCTCCAGGTCTTTGGAAGACACGAGCAGCGACTGGAACGTGCCCCCGGGAAACCCGGATTCCATAAACACTTTTTCGATGGCCAGCGCACAGCCGCTCACGTTGCTGGCATGTTTCAGTAACCCGGTGTTGCCGGCCAGTATATTGGGAATGGCAAAACGGAAAACCTGCCAGTAGGGGAAGTTCCAGGGCATGATCGCCAGGATGATGCCCTTCGGCTCATAACTGACGTAACTTTTATAGGCGTCTGACTGTATAGGCCGCGGCTGTAATATAGCAGCAATGTTTTCGGCGAAGTACGCTGCGGTGGAGGCACATTTCAGCACTTCTGCACGGGCTTCCCTCAGCGTTTTACCCATCTCCTGCGTAATCAGCGTAGCATGGGTTTCCACGTTCTCTTTCAGTGAACGGGCCACCTGCATCATCCATTCCCGGCGCTGTTCCAGCGGTACCTGCAACAACGTACGGTAGGCCTTTTCTCCTGTCTGTAGCTTCTGTTCAATTTCCGCTTTGGTATGCGGTGTGTATTCAGCAATGGTCTTCTGTGTAAACGGATTGATACTTGTAAACATAGCTGTAACCTTTTTGCCCGTAAGCAGTGAAATAATCACAAATTTAGCCATTTCATATTAAACAGACTTTCAGGCAGGGATGAACGGAGAACTGTATCTTTGCAACTTCAAAAGACAGGTTTTATGGCATTAAGCAAATGGAATATCATGATTATGGCCCTGTGTACAGGCCTGATCGTCGCTAATATTTATTACAGTCAGCCCCTGCTGGTACTGATGAGCCAGGAGTTCGGCGTATCTGAAGCCAATGCAGGGCAGGTCACTTTCCTTACACAGGTAGGCTATGCGCTGGGGCTCCTCTTCTGCGTACCACTGGGTGACAAGCTCGAGCGTAAAGGACAGATCATCGCCATGACTGCCACTGCGGTGGCAGCCCTCGCAGCGGCAGGCTTCTCCCAAAACATCCTGATGTTGAAAATCACCGGCCTGCTGATCGGTTTCACATCGGTGGTACCACAACTCATCCTCCCGCTGGCGGCGCACCTGACAGATGCGTCCAACCGCGGAAAAGTGATCGGTACCATTATGAGCGGACTGCTGGTGGGTATCCTTCTGTCCCGCACACTGAGCGGGGTGGTAGGGCACCACTGGGGCTGGCGCGCTATGTTCTTCATCGCAGCAGGTATCAGCGCAATGCTGGTGGTCATCATGATCTTCTCTTTTCCGCAAAGCAAACCGCAGTTCGCCGGTAGTTACGGCGATCTGATGAAATCCCTGTTCACACTGGCAAAAGAGCAGCCGATGCTGCGCGAAGCATCCGCTATCAACGCCTGCTGTTTTGCGATGTTCGGCATGTTCTGGACCACCGTCGTGTTCCTGTTGTCTGAACAACCCTTCGGGTATACGAGCGAACAGATAGGCCTCATGGGCCTCGCTGCCGCTGCCGGCGCACTGGGCGCACCGCTGATCGGACGTATTGCGGATAAAAAGAACCCCCGCATCGCCATCGGATATGGTATCATCTTCCTGCTGGCGGGCTATGCAATGTTTTATGTCTTCCAGGCAAACATCATCGGGATCATCATTGGTATCATCGCGATAGACCTGGGCTTACAGGGTATCCACGTATCCAATCAGACACGCATATACGCACTGGTGCCGGAAGCGCGGAACCGGTTGAACACGGTGTTTATGACGACCAGCTTCATCGGTACTTCCCTCGGCTCGGGGATAGGGCTGTGGGTATGGTCTATCGGTAAATGGAACGGCGTATGTATTGCAGGCACGCTGTTAATACTCGCAGCGCTGGCGATCTACCTGGCTACCTATAAAAAGAAATAAACTCCCTGTAACAGGAAGTAATACAACTAAAAAGCCCGAAGCAGTTCGCTCCGGGCTTTTTAGTTGTATTATATCGCTGTGGATAATCTTGTTAACTATTCAACGCGCGTGATTTTCAGCATGTTGGTCGGCAGGTGCAGTTTCACCGGTGTGCTGCCGGTGTTCACGGCCACGTCGCCCACTTTGATGAAACCTCTTTCTTTCAGGATGTTGATCTGATCGAATACGATATCATCGAGGCTTTCCTCTTCTTCATAGTAGAAGGCGCGTACTCCCCAGCTGAGGCTTAGCTGGTTCACCAGCGTTCTTTCTTTGGTGAATACATACAGCGGAGAGCGCGGACGGTAGCTGCTCAGCATAAAGCCGGTATAACCGCTTTGGGTCATGCCGATGAGGGCGTCTGCATCCAGGTCTTCCGCTATTTTACAAGCGTTGTAGCAGAGGGCGTCGCTGAGGAAAGTAGGAGAGTGGCGGTGAGGGATCAGGTTACGGTTGTAAATGATCGCTTCTTTTTCCACTTCCATGATGATTTTGTTCATGGTCTGGATCACCAGTTCCGGGAACTGACCGGTAGCGGTTTCACCGCTGAGCATCACGGCGTCGGAGCCTTCCAGAACGGCGTTGGCCACGTCGGTGATTTCGGAACGGTTCGGGCGGGTGCGGTCTATCATGCTTTCCATCATCTGCGTAGCCACGATCACAGGCTTCGCACGGTGGATACATTTACGGATAATATCTTTCTGGATCATCGGGATCTGCTCTACCGGCAGTTCCACGCCGAGGTCGCCACGGGCAATCATCACGCCGTCACTTTCCCAGATGATTTCTTTCAGGTTCTGGATCGCTTCCGGTTTTTCGATCTTGGAGATCACTTTGATCTTGGAGTTCCTTGCTTCCAGGCGCTTGCGCAGGTCAGCCAGGTCTTTTACGCTGCGTACGAATGACAGGGCCACCCAGTCCAGTTCCTGGTCAATAATGAATTCCAGGTCCACGATGTCCTTTTCTGTCAGCGCAGGCAGTGACACCTTGGTGTCAGGCAGGTTAAAACCTTTTTTGGAAGACAGTACACCGGGCAGGCTTACTTCTGCTTTGA encodes:
- a CDS encoding MFS transporter, with the translated sequence MALSKWNIMIMALCTGLIVANIYYSQPLLVLMSQEFGVSEANAGQVTFLTQVGYALGLLFCVPLGDKLERKGQIIAMTATAVAALAAAGFSQNILMLKITGLLIGFTSVVPQLILPLAAHLTDASNRGKVIGTIMSGLLVGILLSRTLSGVVGHHWGWRAMFFIAAGISAMLVVIMIFSFPQSKPQFAGSYGDLMKSLFTLAKEQPMLREASAINACCFAMFGMFWTTVVFLLSEQPFGYTSEQIGLMGLAAAAGALGAPLIGRIADKKNPRIAIGYGIIFLLAGYAMFYVFQANIIGIIIGIIAIDLGLQGIHVSNQTRIYALVPEARNRLNTVFMTTSFIGTSLGSGIGLWVWSIGKWNGVCIAGTLLILAALAIYLATYKKK
- a CDS encoding site-specific integrase, with protein sequence MKVSQDLSILFHLRYSNMNPDGKATICVRITVTGFPRDGFSLGYKVDPAKFNKEAGIFMGKSAEAIEINNQLQHVRGELLRHYNLLKKQGSTVTPTMIKNAYLGVHQEKQTLLQVVDFHNGKFKEKVDKGKRENSTYKKWLTTKDKITAFLSGVLKMKDIPLDSIEFSFAEDFFDYLTLTEGIQDNTAMKYLKNTKQLLKLAVQRKWLQCNPLQDYVCSYINPERDILTVAELSKLYHKEFSIPRLQEAKDAYVFMTLTGYAYKDAQLLTPDSITKYFDGEDWIVKNREKTWCRENVPLLPLAKEILRKYREHPHCVANNVLLPIKSNQRFNGYLKEIADLCGIEKNLTTHTARHTFATTVTLANGVPLETVSAMLGHKSIRTTQIYAKIVASKVSEDMLVLKNRFNLKLPESMLSKAVA
- the coaA gene encoding type I pantothenate kinase → MTTSLKRERYTPYITFSREEWAETSGDALLQLQDYYDLEQLHGMNEPLTQEEITQIYLPLAHLLNLYVKSSQALHKATSSFLGSQVLKVPYIIGIAGSVAVGKSTTARVLQRLLQAWPDHPRVDLVTTDGFLYPNKTLEANNIMNRKGFPESYDIKRLIHFLADVKSGKERVAAPLYSHLEYDVLPGQLQWIEQPDIVIVEGVNVLQVRPRQQQKDPAIFVSDFFDFSIYVDAAEKDIRKWYISRFESLRATAFQNPESFFHRYAHLSDTATVELATQIWDDINKPNLEQNIAPTRYRASLILEKGHHHFVQSVKLRKT
- a CDS encoding SAVED domain-containing protein; the encoded protein is MAENVIARLQGDHYQALFFWSEATKLLRPNQYVEKVTWESNTTAGYDDVVTQYVAPGRRCDDLLITKDHFQIKHHVSQAKAFTCAALIDPDFIGTTKATILSRLYDIYKQDDQIVTNSRFIIINTWGVDTKDPLGVLIGSGGALRMEILFDGKSDSSKFGKIRRAWREHLQIETDDELRKVLTPLRIRHSYPDIDLFLDMLSERLELAKLQPLTPDQRSLGGLVELIQRLHAGGRKEFTRDELQRICEEEGIVLSEVITEDVHVIGVRSFYKGAQELHLEVHDMLCLLDKFVGRFPGEKVSWPEIYDEIQMLAQKAIDARKPVKLHLDTHLSLAFGMGYVLNSKSGVVASVVQKTANKKLLWSVDLDTLPQQPSNNWDFSTHFPESGGNDLTVCVSVTHDILHDVLQFEQMQQSRPGTILSALINPAPSGTVFKSGNHIYTAVQELIARIRREKQSLGSGATVRLYMSAPVAFAFFFGQLAGPLGKIVLFEYDFEQTRDGSYHQTISLPILKH
- a CDS encoding MBL fold metallo-hydrolase translates to MHIHFLRHATVVVAWGTHKILVDPMLSHKDALDTVPNAANTRRNPLIDLPLSHTELAALLDTIDAVIVTHLHRDHWDVAAQQLVPKHLPLFCQPEDTEKLTAQGFHNLVPVDTSTTWEGIRISRTGGQHGTGDIGKLMAPVSGFVLEEGADRLYIAGDTIWCDEVKAAMDQYQPTDTIVNAGAAQFLTGDPITMTAEDVLQVLQHPANTRVTAVHMEAINHCYLTKEKLKATIGDSFGDRLIVP
- the pyk gene encoding pyruvate kinase, with the protein product MSTKDLSKYYHKQMDNAAGRAHSSRKTKIVATVGPACDTYEQLLALVKAGVNVFRLNFSHGSHEDKLRIIEYIRQINKTEPYNVAMLGDLQGPKLRVGEIENNALPLKKGDILTFVNEKVVGNMEKIYVSYPDLYKDLRIGQKILLDDGKIETIVKELLPATGEIKAEVSLPGVLSSKKGFNLPDTKVSLPALTEKDIVDLEFIIDQELDWVALSFVRSVKDLADLRKRLEARNSKIKVISKIEKPEAIQNLKEIIWESDGVMIARGDLGVELPVEQIPMIQKDIIRKCIHRAKPVIVATQMMESMIDRTRPNRSEITDVANAVLEGSDAVMLSGETATGQFPELVIQTMNKIIMEVEKEAIIYNRNLIPHRHSPTFLSDALCYNACKIAEDLDADALIGMTQSGYTGFMLSSYRPRSPLYVFTKERTLVNQLSLSWGVRAFYYEEEESLDDIVFDQINILKERGFIKVGDVAVNTGSTPVKLHLPTNMLKITRVE
- a CDS encoding NAD-dependent succinate-semialdehyde dehydrogenase; its protein translation is MFTSINPFTQKTIAEYTPHTKAEIEQKLQTGEKAYRTLLQVPLEQRREWMMQVARSLKENVETHATLITQEMGKTLREARAEVLKCASTAAYFAENIAAILQPRPIQSDAYKSYVSYEPKGIILAIMPWNFPYWQVFRFAIPNILAGNTGLLKHASNVSGCALAIEKVFMESGFPGGTFQSLLVSSKDLEPIVADPRVQGVTLTGSTPAGKSVAALAGKYLKKTVLELGGSDPFIVLKDADLEAAARTAVQGRMQNAGQSCIAAKRWIVEKEIVPAFTAEVRRLLEHLQQGDPMLESTTMGPMARPDLAEELGKQLQDTIRQGAKLELGGTYEGCNFAPTLLTGVTSNMTAFREETFGPLAVIIEAADEDEAIALANKTDFGLGAALWTSDLDKAARLSSRIESGNVFINAMVRSDARLPFGGVKQSGYGRELSLEGTHEFLNIKTVYIQQ